Within the Alteromonas sp. M12 genome, the region CAATTCGAACTTTCTGGTACTCTTGGTCCATCTTTAGCAACTAACTATAATTCAGGTGATATCACTTTCTATTATTTTGAACCTGGTTTTACTAACACTTCTGAATTCGTAGAGTTATTTACTCTTGATTTCGTATCAATTGTTCAAAGCTTGGGTGGTCCTTCTTTGAAAACTATGGTTAGTTCTGTAGGTGCTGGTACTGTCAATGGTGTTGCTGCTGGTGATGTTTTCAACTTCGCTGACGGTTCTATGACTGACTTACTTGGTGACATGGTTGATATCTTCTCATTCGTTGATTTCAATACTGACCCTAACGACGTAGCTGTTACTAACAACGGCGATGGTACTTTCACATTGAATGGTAACCATGATGGTTCTATCTCTTTCCAAATCCCTGAGCCTTCAAGCTTAGCGGTATTGGGTCTTGGTCTTCTAGGTCTTGCTGGTGCAGCTCGCAGACGTAAAAGCTAAGATTGCTTTAAAGCATTCTAAAAACCCGGTTTAAACACCGGGTTTTTTATTGTTTAAAGTTACAAAAATCAAAAGTTACTATTATCTTTAACCCATTTAACCTCTATATTTCCTCCAAATTTACGTCACATACTCGGCCGTTCAAGATTAGATCTAAAAATCCAAGGTACAGGTAACTATAGCTAGTTTCATAAAGTCTGCATTTAGCTAAGTTACGCTTCTGTTATATATCTATAGTTGCCGTCCTAATTACCAATGAAATGCTTTTACGTTCTTAGCTGGCTTTTCTGCCAGAACTTTTTCCGTTACTACATGATTAGGTTAGACAAGAAAGCCAAGCTCTGAGCCGCTTTATAGAAAGTTTAATTTATTATTGGGTATTCAATGATGCTAAAAAGTCTAAAGCCCTACAGAAGGGGGGAGGGAGCGCCAACAGCTTGAGCTTTAGGGCTATGTTGCTGATGGCTATTATTTTGTTTTTGAAGAGATGTTAAAAAACTTAGCTAGGCTTCGATTTACCTACTGCTTTTTTAACCATTGGGAACATAATATATTTTTGGATAGGGTTTTTATTACCCCAGGGGCGCCACGTTTTTTTCGCTTTATTTTTATATGCATCAACATGCCAACCCCAAGGAGCGTGCAGCACTTCCCCTCGTTTTAGCAGTACTTTCAACACATTTGAATTTAATACTCCTGCCGCCAACGAGATTCCCATTGGTGTTGAGGGAACTTTTCCTGCCCAAAAATCTACTTTGCTTTTATCAACTAGATAGCTCAATTGCAACATAGCTGGAGATAAGCCCATGATTAGATTGTAGAACTGGTCTTCAGGTTCTAACCCTTCTAAACAGAAATATTCTTCAAATGACATTTTACCCGGCATGAAAACTAATACTGCAGTTCCCATTCCCATTGGAGCTGCAGTAATGCAAGGGATATTCTTTTCGTAACACCTCTTGAAAACCTTTCTGCGAATATCCATAGCAAAAATATCTAAACTATCAATATATAAATCTACACCGTCTAAAAAATCTTCGAGATTTTCGTCATTAATCCCTTTGTCAAAATTCTTGACACTTGATTCAGGATTGATGTTTGCCAATATATCTTCCATAACTTTAGATTTTTCTTGTCCTAAAGTTTTCATTGAAGCTCCAGCTTGGCGATTGAAGTTTACTAAATCGTACTGATCCATATCAGATATGTGGAAGTTACCTATGCCAAGCCTTGCGCAGACAATTGCGTGGTCTCCACCTACACCGCCTAATCCGCCTACTGCAACCTTACTATGTCTGAGAACATCTTGTTCTGCTTCAGTCATCCAGCCAATATTACGTGAAAATGCTTCTTTATAGTCAAACATAAATCTCGCTCTCAAAAGTAATTAGTGTCGTGGTCTATTAACGGGATATATCTAAATTCCCGTAATATCCTTGTATCGCCTATGGCTGTAATGCTTAGTCGCTATCAATCATCTATATTTGTGGGGCGAGTTCAGCTGTTATGTTGCGTAATAAGGCTTTAAAATCTTGTTTAAGGTTTTGTTCAACTGATTGAGGTTGAATATAAAATGGGGCTCGTTTCCCATGGTAATCGATTACCGGACCTATTTGTTCAAAAGGTAGTCCAACAAATCGCATACTTCTGGCTAACCTAGGCTCAACCATAACGTAACAATGATGAATATTTTTATTCAGCAAAATTGCCGTGGCAGATAAATATAATCCAACTGCAATAAATGGAAAACAGCGCAATTCTGTTTCTGAATATATTTCTTTATTGATAACACCTAAAGCTGCACCGTCGTAATTATCCATTTTCCGGCGTCTAAATTCTAATGGAACCGCTAAACGTGATATTTCACAAATATCGTTCCTAGCAAAATTATCAGGAAAAAGTTCAGGTCGTTGAATTGCATCTTGACAGTAAAGTTCAATCGGTAATTTTTGACTATCATCTGCTGAGGTTATTAACCTTACAGTGCCAGCATATTGTTTACTTGATTTATGTTGAATTAGGCAATGATAGGCATGGTCATCGAAATCATCAGTTTCGACTTTTTGAATGTTTTCAGGTTCAAAATGCAACTCTTCGCAGTACACCTGGTGACGAATACCAAAGGAGTGTTTTTTGTGCTGCTCAGACTCCGAAAATACAGGTTTTAAATAATCGGAAAAATGACCCGAAATACTGTCCGCAGAAATTTCTGTCATTACAACTTTCCTTTGTTATGTTTATTGACCATTATTAATAGGGAAACTCAAAAAATTAAAACTATGTTAATACTAAAGTGTCGGGTTAAAGTCCTTATTTGTCAAACAAATACCGCAATTTCTATGTTATACATTAGTTTAAAGTTGGCCTGAATATCATTCAAAAGAGGATTTTAATTGAAAAACTATCAGTTATCACAAATTCACATTGAAACGGCTAGGAATTCGACAGACGATTTTAACTTGTTTCATGATAAAAATCGCTGGAATTGGATTGCTGATAATCCATTTAAAGGGCCTATCGCTCTGGGATTTCAATTAGGCTGCTTTATCGAAACACAATTTCAACACCGTCAAACTGAATTAAATACATCGGATGAAATTAAAAACTTTTCCTTCAGTGTATTTGAGTTCACGTTTGCTGGGGTCGTTAATCCTGGTGATAGCCTAACGCTGGATATCAAAGCAGGTAAAAAAACGCAAAGTGTGGACGGTGAACAGCAGTCTAATCGACTTTTATTAAAAGCAAATGGCAAAGCTGTTATTTTAGGGTTTAAACGAGAGTCTGAATTTTGCCCAATTCAGTTGCCGGATAATTTTCCTAAAAATATTGACTGGGGCATGCGTGCAGATCGCACTTTTGATCAAGCAAGTCAGTGTTTCTTAAAACGGAAATACATGATCGTAGGCAACGCCAAGAATTTTTTAACCAGCGCATTTGGCGAACAATCTGAATACATCGATGAATTTGCAGATAAGGTACGGTTTCCACAGATGTATCCCATGAGTCTATTGTCATCGGCTTTATTAGAACGTGCACAAGCAATAGGTCATGACTTAATTAAAGATCCTATGATTTACTCTTCTCATAAATTGAGTATTGATAAACGATTATTAGAATCTTTACGAAGTAATGATGTGTTAAACATTGTAGTGACACCAGAAATAGCGATGCCAGGCAATGGGCATAAAGTCAGTCACATATGTGTCGGTTATTTAAAAGGAAATGTACCTCTATTTATGGCGCAAATAGTGCTTTTACCTTTGAGTGCCATGTTAGGAAAGTGAGCTAAACTTAATTTTGTTGAGTTTAACTAAACTGTTCTGTTATTTGCTGACAAAGGTATAAATGTTACTCGGTATCGATTTTTTTGGGCAGGTATTCATGTGCGGTTTCATAGCCGATTTGATAAAGTTCTTGTTTCTGCTCTATTGATAACGAAAAATCCACGGACGAATAGGTTCCAGTCTCAACAATAATTGTATTATGCCAATGCTCAGCGTGGACATACTCTCTCGATAGGGCCGTCATAAATGTTTTTATCAACATGAAAATATATTCAGGTAGGTGAAAAAATGCCTGCCTTTTTCGCACCTGATGTATTTGTTGACTCTTCAATCTGAAACAAACATTTTTAGCATCGCTGTCAGTCCAATTTCTAAAAAGTGCATCTTCGGCTAAAATTGCGCCATCAACAAGTAGATGATCACCGTAGGTTTTAAAACTAAAAATTAATGGAATCGACATTGAAAACCGGACCGCTTGTGAAACTTTCAAGTCTGGACTGGTTTCCTTATTGAAAATCACTGGTCCACCGCCGTTGACATCGGTGGCGACTATACTTAAATCAGTCGATAATTGAGAAAATGTTTTGCCATTTAACTGTTTATCCATCCAATTTTCAAATTGATTGCCAGAACTTAAGCCTCCTTCTTTTAATAAGCGAAATATAGAATAGCCTTTAAATTGTTTAAAATCTGTGTGCAGTGCGAGTGTCAATATTTTTTCTAATGGCATTCCGCTACAATAAAGGGCACAAACGATAGAGCCTCCAGATATTCCAACTACATGGCTAAATGTTAACTTCATTTCTAACAGAGCCTGTAGGATACCGATATGACAGGTTAAACGTGTACCTCCACCTGAAAATATAGGAACGATTTGGTTTTTATTGGTATCGTATGGTTGAGGCATCATTACTTCGCTCAAAGCTGGTTTTCTTTCAAATATGGCTGACAATTTGGTTTTTTGCATTATTATTTTAAGCTAATTAATGGAATATGGATTTTATGTCTAGTTTGATTAAGCGTTTGTTTGTATTTGTTATTTTATTTTCAAATTGTCCAAGTTATGCCCACGACATTGTCGATATCGTAAAAGTGGCTAAACAATCAGTAGTCGGGATAGGCATATACGACCCAATTAAAGCCCCACAAACGAGTTTACACGGTACTGGTTTCGCGGTAGCTAATGGACAGTATATAGTGACGAACAATCATGTTATTGCTAAACCGTTGGACGCCAATGCAAAACAAAAACGTGTGGTTCTAGCTGGTGTCGGACGTTATCCCAAAATGTACGAGGCATATGTAGTCGAAGTTGATGAATTACATGATTTAGCGTTACTTCGAATTAGTAACAAATTAAAGCCTTTTCAACTAGCCGGAAGTAACTTGATAGCTGACGGCACTGAAGTGGCATTTACAGGATTTCCCATTGGGGCTGTTTTAGGGCTTTACCCGGCTACTCATCGCGGTATTATTGCCTCGTCAACGCCGGTTATAGTGCCTACTGAACATTCTAGTCAATTAGATGCTAAAACATTGAGACGCTTAAGAGATCCGTATTTAGTCTATCAAATGGATGCCACGGCTTACCCTGGCAATAGCGGCAGTGCAGTTTATGAGGTGGACACCGGTAAAGTCGTAGCTGTTATCAATAAAGTGTTCGTAAAAGAAACAAAAGAGACTATTTTATCCGCGCCTAGTGGCATTACTTACTCAATACCTGTAAAATACGTCAGACAACTTTTAAGATCAGCTAACGTAGAAGTCGATTAGCTTGTCGAAAAAATTTACACTACCACTATATTACATTAATTAAACATATATAAATCAATGGATTGTTGTCTTGGCGTGGTTTTTGCTTTAACGATCTCATTAAAGTTAATTGCGTTCAGAAGTCGCATAAAAAGGGTTTAAATCAATGAATGAATTCGATAAGTCGTTTAAAAAGGATGTTTCTGCTGTGAACAAGCGCCGTAATTTTCTTAAGAAGTCGGCCACCGGAGCAGTGATTGTTAGCCTTCCAGCCAAATCAGTTTGGGGTGCATGTTCTGTATCTGGCGCATTGTCAGGTAATTTGTCAACTAATACTGATAGACACACATGTTCAATGCCGTATTTGAGTGGCGGTCGTTCTCCCGGTAATTGGAAAAAATACTCCAATAATATGCATGATACTTTTAATAAATTGAAAGATTGTAAAAACCGGTATGGAAAAAATAGTAATGAATACAAGGTTATGCTTTCTTGTTTCGCAACTGAGATTGAAGAAGTTTATGACCACACTATGAACTTGCCTGCAGACTTAAACCCTAGAGTTTTAACTGTCAGAGAAGGTTTAGAGTCGCAAGGTACTGGAAGTAACAATATTTATTACCATTTGGCAGCAGTTTATCTTAATACCTATTTTGGTTTTTATTCAAGCTATAGTGAAGGTGTGGGAGCGGCTACAGAAGCTATTAAAGATGTTTTCTTTTATTGGTATGTATCGTCCTTATCTGGAAGTTTTGTAGGCTTATCCGACTCAGACTTAGGGTATAATGAAGGTAGTACTGATTGGGCTCCATATACCTGTTAAATTTGTTACTTTATTTAGCGATTTAGGTGTTTAATATTAATACGCAACGTTATAGTCTTCCTGCCGGTTCTCGGCTTATTTTTTTACCGGATCACAGTGGCGTTGCAATTTATAACGGATATAATAGCGATACCACTTTTCTAGTAAACAAAAGCAATCAAGCATTACTTTCTGACTTTCCTGATCTCTCCTCTGGCTTTACTCAAAGTGATTTAATGAAAAATCTCAATCTCAGTGCTGAATCGGCAAAGAGTTTGATAGAGCGTCTAATCACCGAAAAAGTGCTTTGGACTGACAATAATAAATGAAAATTATTGAAACAGGTTTGTACCGTTTTTTATTACACACCGATGTCAAAGGTGTTGAGTCTGTCGCCGATAGTTTATATGGTAATTCTGTTGATTTAGATGGTCCAGTCGATTTCTCTGTACGTTTGGTATATGAGTCTTTCGTAAGACGGTTTATTAAGCCGCAAATTAGTTTTTATTCTGATCAACGTTCTCCTTTTAAACCGTTACCCATTTCACAAGCTGCGGCAGTGCTCGAGTGGGGGATGAACTGGTGTGTTGCAGCCCATGAATTTGAACGTTTACTTATCCATTCAGCGGTTTTAGTTAAAGACGGTAAAGCCATTGTATTTCCTGCGTTGCCAGGCTCAGGGAAAAGTACACTGACGGCTCATCTTGGATTATCTGGTTGGGATGTCTATTCAGATGAGATGGCAATAATTGATACCACGACATCTAAGGTTCACCCATGGTATCGACCTGTTTGTTTAAAAAACAACTCTATTGATCTTATCAAAAAGTGGCACCCAGAAGCATTTTTCACTCCCATCTGCAAAGATACTCAAAAAGGCGATGTAGCACACCTTAAAGTACTGGAAAGAACTCAATATAGTCAATTTAAACCAGCCGAAATTGTCGCGGTCGTGTTTCCCAAGTACTCCCCAGATTCAGAATTAACCATTTACCAATTAACACAATTGGAAGCTTTTAATACTTTGAGTAAGAATGCGTTTAACTATAATGTACTTGGTGGAACGGGGTTTGATACAGTTGCTAAGATAATTAAATCCTGCCGCCTTTTTGAAATTGAGTACAATGACTTAAATGAAGTCAATGAATTTCTCAAAGAAGATGTAATCGGGTGATAATGTGTTGTTGAATACAAAATTGCTTTACCAGATTTTATTAAACCCAAGTCGAGGGTTAAATCTAGCTTTGACGGATTGGCAAAATGTTATTTTTATCTTACGCGAAGGTAAGTTGTTAGCTAGTTTATATCATGCAGCAAAACGCGATGGTTGCTACGACGCTTATCCGCACTTTGTAAAACGTCATTTATATTCTGCTTACGTCTATGCAAACCGTCAGGCTCAACAAATCTTTTTCGAGGCAAACGAATTTCGCTTATTGCTTGAGCAAGTAGGTATTACTGCAGTGTTCTTGAAAGGAGCGGGATATACTCTACGAAATAGTTTGAATAGTTACGGCAGAGTCTGTTCTGATATTGACGTTTTGGTGAATAAGAACGACCTTACGGCTGCTGAAGCCCATGTTAAAAAAAATCGCTGGCAATCAGAAACCCTTAATGACTATGACGAAAAGTACTATCGAGATTGGGCTCATGAAATACCACCATTGATTCATATAAACCGAGCAACTGTAGTGGATATGCATCATAATTTATACCCACCGATTAGTGGCCGTGCAATTAATATCAAGAAATTTATTTCTTCACGCCAAAAAACGCAATCTGGTTGCTTTGTACTGGAACCAGCAACCACTGTTATGCATAGCATTATTCATATGTTTGCCAATGAAGATAGCAGCAGCTGGATGCGTGATCTTTATGATATTATTCTTCTGATTAAAGAAAATGAGAGTGTTGAGTTCTGGAAAGTTTTAATGGAATCTTCTCAACAAACTGATTTTGAGTTTGAATTTGTTTGTTGTATAAAGGCTTTGCAACATTATTCCAACCTGAATATACCAACAGATGTCGTCAGCTACATAAATGATTATAGACTGACCAAATTGCAACGCTGGCTTATTCAAAATGCTATATTGCCATCAATTGCCCCCGAACATAGTTTAGTTATGTCATCCAAAATTAAATGGGCTAAAACAATCGTTTATTTTCGTGGCCACTGGATCAAGATGCCATTTGCAGTACTTTGCAAACACTTTGCGTTTAAATCATTTTTTGCGATACGTGATCAGATTATGGGTAAACATCATTTTGACCCCAAATTACCCCAAAATCCGAACTGGTAATATCTATTTATAGATTTTAAACAGCTTTTGCTTTTAACCATTCTATTTATATGAAATATTAAACTTATTCACTTACTTTCAATAACATAACGCATAGTGTCAAATAAAAGTTGGTATAGCTAGCTAGGTAAATTAGATACTTAGGTATCTTAAATAGCACTACTAATTTGCCTGATTTACGTGCAAACTACGCGGTTAAAAATAATCATATTCTGTTCTTTAGAGAGAGGTTAGGGTTTGACGGAAAATATATATAAAAAGCGAATAGGCATCATTGGCTTAGGCTATGTTGGTTTGCCCCTAGCAGTGTCTTTTGGCAGAAAGTTTTCTACGCTGGGTTTTGATATTAACCAACAGCGTATTGAAGAACTTAATCGAGGTGAAGATCACACCTTGGAAGTTTCTCCTGAAGAGTTAAAAAGCGTGACATCTTTGACGTTTTCATCTGAACCTGAAGACCTCTCTCAATGTGATTTTATTATTGTTACCGTGCCTACGCCAATTGATAAAAATCGTCAACCTGATCTGACCCCTTTGAAAAAAGCCAGTGAAATGATTGGTAAGGTGGTCAAATCTGGCGCTACTGTTATTTATGAGTCAACGGTATACCCTGGTGCGACTGAAGAAGTATGTATTCCGTTAATCGAAAAATATTCTGGTTTGAAGTTCAATCAAGATTTTTATGCAGGTTACAGCCCAGAGCGAATCAATCCAGGAGATAAAACCCATCGCCTGGAAAGCATTATCAAAGTCACCAGTGGTTCCACTCCTGAAATTGGTGATTTAGTCGATCAATTGTATCTCAGTATTATTGAAGCGGGTACACATAGGGCGTCTTCCATAAAAGTCGCCGAAGCGGCTAAAGTAATTGAAAATACCCAAAGAGATTTAAATATTGCGCTAATAAATGAGTTGGCAATGATATTCGAAAGGCTCGGTATTGACACTGAAGAGGTGTTATTAGCCGCTGGTAGTAAATGGAACTTCTTGCCGTTTCGCCCCGGATTAGTGGGCGGACACTGTATTGGTGTTGACCCCTATTATTTGACCCATAAAGCCGAAGAGATTGGTTATCATCCTGAAGTCATTTTGGCGGGACGTCGAATTAACGACCAAATGGGCGAATATGTGGTCAGTCGTTTAGTGAAAAAAATGCTAAATAAAAAAATTATGGTTAATGGCGCTAATGTGCTTCTTATGGGGATCACATTCAAAGAAAACTGCCCCGATATTCGCAATACTAAGGTGGTCGATATTGCCACTGAGCTGGATAACTATCATGTGAATGTCGATATTTATGATCCTTGGGCCGAATCTGAAGAGGTTCAAGCTGAATATGGATTGAAATTAGTCAGTGAACCGGAAGTGGGAAAATATGACGCTATCATTGCGGCCGTTGCCCACCAAGAGTTCAAACAAATGTCGAGCCAAGAACTCCGTGCGCTAGGCAAAGACAATTGTGTTGTGTTTGACTTGAAATATATTATTGATAAAGAAATCGTTGATTTAAGACTTTAGGACAAAGTAAATGAAAATTTTAGTAACTGGGGCTGCCGGTTTTATTGGATCTCATGTAAGTTTGTATTTGCTTGAACGTGGTGATGAAGTAGTGGGGTTAGACAACCTCAATGATTATTATGACGTGAACCTCAAGCTAGATAGATTAAAAAGAGTAGAGCAGCATAAGAATAGCTACAATTTCACTTTTGTTAAAATGTCAGTGGAAGACAAAGAGGCTATGGCTGATTTGTTTGAAGAACATAAATTTGACAAAGTCGTACACCTAGCGGCACAAGCTGGTGTGCGTTATTCATTAGAAAATCCCCACGCTTATATTGATGCCAATATTGTTGGTTTTATGAATATATTAGAGGGTTGCAGACACAATAAAGTGAAACACTTAGTTTATGCTTCCTCTAGTTCAGTTTATGGGGCTAACGAGTCTATGCCTTTCTCCGTGCACGATAACGTTGACCATCCAGTATCGTTATACGCGGCAAGTAAAAAAGCCAACGAACTGATGGCTCATACTTATAGTCATTTATTCAACTTGCCTACTACTGGCTTGCGTTTCTTTACCGTTTACGGTCCTTGGGGACGTCCAGATATGGCGTTATTCTTATTTACTAAAGCGATTTTAGAAGATAAACCGATTAAAGTGTTTAATTACGGTAACCATAAACGCGATTTCACCTACATTGATGACATTGTGGAAGGTATCATTCGTACCCTTGATCATACGGCTGAATCTAACCCAGATTGGTCAGGTAAGAATCCTGATCCAGGCACAAGTAAAGCCCCTTGGCGAGTGTACAATATCGGTAACCAATCACCTGTCCAGTTGATGGAATATATTGAGACCTTGGAAGAAAACCTGGGTAAAACCGCAGAGAAAGAGCTACTACCGCTGCAAATGGGTGACGTTCCTGATACCTACGCAGATGTTGAAGCTTTGGTTCGAGATGTTGATTACCGTCCACAAACGACAATTCAAACCGGGATTAAAAACTTTGTAGGTTGGTATAAAGATTACTTCAACGTGAATTAATCGTTTTTCAAGTTTGAAATAAAAAAACGCAAGGTACTCTATATAAGGGTCACCTTGCGTTTTTATTTGTACTCAGTAAATGGTTAAGAAGCGAGTTGTTCTTTCATCTTACGACGCATTTCATGCAGTAAAGGTTCGGTATAACCATTTGGTTGATCTACCCCTTCAAAAATAAGCGCCTTAGCCGCCTCAAAAGCAATAGATTTATCCAGATCTGGACACATATTGATGTATTCAGGGTCTCCGGCATTTTGCTGGTCTACCAGTTTTGCCATTCTATTTAATGATGCATTGACTTGTGACTCGTCAACTATTCCATGCAATAACCAATTGGCTATATGCTGACTGGAAATTCTAAGTGTCGCTCTGTCTTCCATCAGCCCTACATCATTGATATCTGGCACTTTTGAACAGCCAATTCCCTGGTTTACCCATCTAACCACGTAACCTAAAATGCCTTGAACATTATTGTCTAATTCTCGGGTCTTAGTTTCGTCATCTAGCACTGTTCCTGGCTCCATTAAAGGAACAGTAAGGATATCGTCTAATCCATCACTATGTTGCTCTTTAAGTGTCGATTGCACTGCAAATACATCAACTTGATGATAGTGCAAAGCGTGCAGAGTAGCAGCGGTAGGTGAGGGCACCCAAGCTGTATTAGCACCGGCTTTAGGATGTTGTATTTTTGCTTTCATCATTTCGGCCATGTGGTCGGGGATTGGCCACATGCCTTTGCCAATTTGTGCTTTTCCAGACAAGCCGGCCGCTAAGCCATGACCTACGTTATCTTTTTCATAAGCAGTTATCCATGGAAGCGTCTTCAATTGGCCTTTTAAACCAAATGGACCAAGCTGCATTGACGTATGGATTTCATCGCCGGTACGGTCTAAAAATCCAGTATTGATAAACACTACACGGGTTTTCGCTGCTTCTATACACGCACTTAGGTTAATTGAAGTACGTCTTTCTTCATCCATAATACCCATTTTTATAGTATTTGCTTCTAGTCCAAGTATTTTTTCAACTTGTGCAAATAAGGCATTTGAAAACGCAACTTCTTCTGGACCATGCATTTTAGGCTTCACTATATAGATACTGCCTTTTTCACTGTTCGAAAATGGGCTGTGACCTAATAAGTCATGTTTTCCAATTAATGAAGTTATCATGCAATCCATAATACCTTCAGGTATAGCTTCACCATTAAATAGAATTGCATCATTGGACATTAATAAACCAACATTTCGAATAAACATCAAACTGCGGCCTTTTAAGCTACTCGTTTGTCCATCAAGGTTGGTGAAAACCTTGTCGTCATTAAGCTTTCGTTCAATGGACTTTTGACCTTTTTGTACAGAGGTGCAAAGCGTGCCTTTCATTAAACCTAACCAATTGCGATAAACTTGTGTTTTATCTTCCGCATCTACTGCAGCGACAGAGTCTTCACAATCCATGATAGTAGTCAAAGCTGCTTCGAGTACGATGTCTTTTAATCCGCTCGGATCGGCAGCGCCAACTGGGTGCGAGCGGTCGAATTGCAACTCAATATGCAGCCCGTTGTGGATAAGAATAATTGATGTAGGGTCGCCAACTTCGCCAATGAAACCTATATATTGATCTGTATCACTCAGTTGGGTTTGCTCACCATTATCAAGTTTGCAAATTAAAGTTGATTGTTCAATTGAGTAGGCTGTTACATTCTGATGGCTTCCCTTTTCAAGCGGAGCGGCGACATCAAGCCAGTGACGTCCGTGCTCTATAACCTTTTGCCCTCTAACACTATTATAAGGACCACTCTTATGAGCACCATTTTCTTCACTAATCACATCTGTGCCATAAAGGGCGTCGTAAAGGCTACCCCATCTTGCATTTGCCGCATTAATCGCATAGCGCGCATTGTTGATTGGAACAACTAGTTGTGGACCTGCCATTGTTGCGATTTCAGGATCAACATTTTGCGTACTAATTTGAAACCCAGCAGGTTGAGGTAACAGGTAACCAATTTCTTGCAAGAACGCTTTGTAGTCAGATAGGTTATATTGCGGATTTTGTTGGCAGTACTTATCGATTTTTACTTGTAAGTCGTCGCGCTTTTTTAACAGCGCCTGATTCTTCGGCATGAACTCCGTCAACAGCTGCTCAAACCCATTCCAAAAAGTATCTAATTCTACTTCTGTTTGGCCAATTGCTTCGTCTTTAATGAAACAATCTAATTCTTCCGCTATTTTCAATTTTCCGCGAGATATATAATTTTGCATTGTAATACTCCAAAGCTGTCCAATAGATTGATTCTACCCACTTCTTAGGAATATGTTTAATTTATGGCTTTTATCCTTGCGATAGATTCTGTGAATGTTGAAGCTAGGAGTGCCAATTAACTAAGTTGATTGGCTACTTCACTAATAAGACGACGGAACCAAATATGCCCAGCATCATGGT harbors:
- the tviB gene encoding Vi polysaccharide biosynthesis UDP-N-acetylglucosamine C-6 dehydrogenase TviB, which codes for MTENIYKKRIGIIGLGYVGLPLAVSFGRKFSTLGFDINQQRIEELNRGEDHTLEVSPEELKSVTSLTFSSEPEDLSQCDFIIVTVPTPIDKNRQPDLTPLKKASEMIGKVVKSGATVIYESTVYPGATEEVCIPLIEKYSGLKFNQDFYAGYSPERINPGDKTHRLESIIKVTSGSTPEIGDLVDQLYLSIIEAGTHRASSIKVAEAAKVIENTQRDLNIALINELAMIFERLGIDTEEVLLAAGSKWNFLPFRPGLVGGHCIGVDPYYLTHKAEEIGYHPEVILAGRRINDQMGEYVVSRLVKKMLNKKIMVNGANVLLMGITFKENCPDIRNTKVVDIATELDNYHVNVDIYDPWAESEEVQAEYGLKLVSEPEVGKYDAIIAAVAHQEFKQMSSQELRALGKDNCVVFDLKYIIDKEIVDLRL
- a CDS encoding NAD-dependent epimerase: MKILVTGAAGFIGSHVSLYLLERGDEVVGLDNLNDYYDVNLKLDRLKRVEQHKNSYNFTFVKMSVEDKEAMADLFEEHKFDKVVHLAAQAGVRYSLENPHAYIDANIVGFMNILEGCRHNKVKHLVYASSSSVYGANESMPFSVHDNVDHPVSLYAASKKANELMAHTYSHLFNLPTTGLRFFTVYGPWGRPDMALFLFTKAILEDKPIKVFNYGNHKRDFTYIDDIVEGIIRTLDHTAESNPDWSGKNPDPGTSKAPWRVYNIGNQSPVQLMEYIETLEENLGKTAEKELLPLQMGDVPDTYADVEALVRDVDYRPQTTIQTGIKNFVGWYKDYFNVN
- a CDS encoding malate synthase G, which gives rise to MQNYISRGKLKIAEELDCFIKDEAIGQTEVELDTFWNGFEQLLTEFMPKNQALLKKRDDLQVKIDKYCQQNPQYNLSDYKAFLQEIGYLLPQPAGFQISTQNVDPEIATMAGPQLVVPINNARYAINAANARWGSLYDALYGTDVISEENGAHKSGPYNSVRGQKVIEHGRHWLDVAAPLEKGSHQNVTAYSIEQSTLICKLDNGEQTQLSDTDQYIGFIGEVGDPTSIILIHNGLHIELQFDRSHPVGAADPSGLKDIVLEAALTTIMDCEDSVAAVDAEDKTQVYRNWLGLMKGTLCTSVQKGQKSIERKLNDDKVFTNLDGQTSSLKGRSLMFIRNVGLLMSNDAILFNGEAIPEGIMDCMITSLIGKHDLLGHSPFSNSEKGSIYIVKPKMHGPEEVAFSNALFAQVEKILGLEANTIKMGIMDEERRTSINLSACIEAAKTRVVFINTGFLDRTGDEIHTSMQLGPFGLKGQLKTLPWITAYEKDNVGHGLAAGLSGKAQIGKGMWPIPDHMAEMMKAKIQHPKAGANTAWVPSPTAATLHALHYHQVDVFAVQSTLKEQHSDGLDDILTVPLMEPGTVLDDETKTRELDNNVQGILGYVVRWVNQGIGCSKVPDINDVGLMEDRATLRISSQHIANWLLHGIVDESQVNASLNRMAKLVDQQNAGDPEYINMCPDLDKSIAFEAAKALIFEGVDQPNGYTEPLLHEMRRKMKEQLAS